The following are encoded in a window of Astyanax mexicanus isolate ESR-SI-001 chromosome 6, AstMex3_surface, whole genome shotgun sequence genomic DNA:
- the vamp1b gene encoding vesicle-associated membrane protein 1 produces MSAPDAAAPGGAPGAPGAPGGEGAPGGGPPPAPPNTSSNRRLQQTQAQVEEVVDIMRVNVDKVLERDQKLSELDDRADALQAGASQFESCAAKLKNKYWWKNCKMMIMMGIIGAIVVGIIFLYFFS; encoded by the exons AT GTCAGCTCCAGATGCAGCAGCTCCAGGAGGGGCTCCAGGGGCTCCTGGTGCACCAGGTGGAGAAGGGGCCCCAGGTGGAGGCCCCCCTCCCGCTCCCCCAAACACCTCCAGCAACCGCAGACTACAACAGACACAGGCGCAAGTGGAGGAG GTTGTGGATATTATGCGTGTAAATGTGGATAAAGTCTTGGAGAGGGATCAGAAACTGTCAGAGCTGGACGACAGGGCTGATGCACTGCAGGCTGGAGCCTCACAATTTGAGAGCTGTGCTGCCAAACTGAAGAACAAGTATTGGTGGAAAAACTGCAAG atgatgattatgatgggtATTATTGGAGCCATCGTGGTCGGAATAATCTTCT TGTATTTCTTCTCATGA